AGAAAAGGCAAAAAAAGTTTGGCTGAATCTATATTTTATGATTCTTTAGATATTATAAATAAGAGTACAAAAAAGGATTCTTTGGAAGTGTTCAAGCAGGCGCTTGATAATGTAAAGCCAGTATTAGAGGTTAAGTCCAAAAGAATTGGAGGCGCTACGTATCAAGTACCTATAGAAGTCAGCTCTGATAGGAGAACAAGTTTGGCTATGCGCTGGATTATAAATTATGCTAAGGCGAGAAAGGGCAAAAGCATGGGAGAAAAATTGGCACAGGAAATTATAGATGCATCTAAAGGCGAAGGGACTTCCGTAAAAAAGAAAGAAGATGTCCATAAAATGGCAGAGGCGAATAAAGCTTTTGCGCATTATAGATAATACTTGCAAGAGAAAGAGGATATGATATAATCCGTGGACTTATTTAAAAGCAGGAGGAAATAGAGAGATGGCAAAGGAGAAATTTGAAAGAACGAAGCCGCATATAAATGTAGGGACAATAGGACATGTAGATCACGGGAAGACAACATT
Above is a window of bacterium DNA encoding:
- the rpsG gene encoding 30S ribosomal protein S7; its protein translation is MPRKGRVNKRIITPDPKYNDQIVAKFVNCIMRKGKKSLAESIFYDSLDIINKSTKKDSLEVFKQALDNVKPVLEVKSKRIGGATYQVPIEVSSDRRTSLAMRWIINYAKARKGKSMGEKLAQEIIDASKGEGTSVKKKEDVHKMAEANKAFAHYR